In Spea bombifrons isolate aSpeBom1 chromosome 12, aSpeBom1.2.pri, whole genome shotgun sequence, the following proteins share a genomic window:
- the UBE2M gene encoding NEDD8-conjugating enzyme Ubc12 produces MIKLFTLKQQKKEEESAGGTKGSSKKASAAQLRIQKDINELNLPKTCEIEFPDHDDLLNFKLVICPDEGFYKAGKFVFSFKVGQGYPHDPPKVKCETMVYHPNIDLEGNVCLNILREDWKPVLTINSIIYGLQYLFLEPNPEDPLNKEAAEVLQNNRRLFEQNVQRSMRGGYIGSTYFERCLKQN; encoded by the exons ATGATCAAACTATTCACcctgaagcagcagaagaaggaggaggaatCGGCCGGAGGCACCAaggggagcagcaagaaggcgtCAGCCGCACAGCTCCGCATACAGAAAG ATATTAATGAACTAAATTTGCCGAAGACGTGTGAAATAGAATTTCCCGACCATGATGATCTCCTAAATTTCAAGCTAGTCATCTGCCCCGATGAG GGTTTCTACAAGGCTGGAAAATTTGTCTTCAGTTTTAAG GTGGGACAGGGCTACCCACATGACCCGCCAAAGGTCAAATGCGAAACCATGGTATATCATCCAAACATAGACCTAGAGGGCAATGTCTGCCTAAATATTCTAAG AGAGGACTGGAAGCCTGTACTTACAATAAACTCTATAATTTATGGCCTGCAGTATCTCTTCTTG GAGCCAAACCCCGAAGATCCCTTAAACAAAGAAGCTGCTGAGGTTCTTCAGAACAACAGACGCCTGTTTGAACAGAACGTGCAGCGGTCTATGCGAGGCGGTTACATAGGATCCACCTACTTTGAACGCTGCCTGAAACAGAACTGA
- the SMIM15 gene encoding small integral membrane protein 15: MIDIKAWAEYVVEWAAKDPYGFLTTVILALTPLFLASAALSWKLAKMIEVKEREQKKKQKRQENIAKAKRTKKD; encoded by the coding sequence ATGATCGATATAAAGGCTTGGGCAGAGTACGTGGTGGAGTGGGCTGCCAAGGACCCCTATGGCTTCCTTACGACCGTAATCTTGGCCCTAACCCCGCTGTTCCTCGCGAGTGCGGCGCTGTCGTGGAAATTGGCAAAAATGATCGAGGTCAAAGAACGGGAGCAGAAAAAGAAGCAGAAGCGCCAGGAGAACATAGCAAAGGCCAAGAGAACGAAGAAGGactaa
- the LOC128470377 gene encoding charged multivesicular body protein 2a, which produces MDFLFGRRKTPEEMLRQNQRALTRAMRELDRERQKLEQQEKKIIMDIKKMAKQGQMDAVKIMAKDLVRTRRYVKKFIMMRANIQAVSLKIQTLKSNNSMAQAMKGVTKAMATMNRQLKLPQIQKIMMEFEKQTEIMDMKEEMMNDAIDDAMGDEGDEEESDAVVSQVLDELGLTLTDELSNLPSTGGSLSVAGGKKAEPSAALADADADLEERLNNLRRD; this is translated from the exons ATGGATTTCTTGTTCGGACGTCGGAAAACTCCGGAGGAGATGTTACGCCAAAATCAGCGCGCTCTAACCCGGGCCATGAGAGAGTTAGACAGGGAGCGGCAGAAGCTGGAGCAGCAAGAGAAGAAGATTATAATGGACATCAAGAAGATGGCTAAACAGGGACAGATG GACGCCGTGAAGATTATGGCCAAAGACTTGGTGCGGACTCGACGCTACGTGAAGAAGTTTATCATGATGCGAGCGAATATCCAGGCCGTTTCTCTCAAAATCCAAACTCTGAAGTCTAACAACTCGATGGCTCAGGCGATGAAAGGAGTAACCAAAGCCATGGCCACGATGAACAGACAG CTCAAGCTTCCCCAGATCCAAAAAATAATGATGGAGTTTGAGAAGCAAACCGAAATTATGGATATGAAGGAGGAGATGATGAATGACGCCATTGATGATGCCATGGGCGATGAAGGCGATGAAGAAGAGAG TGATGCAGTCGTTTCCCAGGTCCTGGATGAGTTGGGTCTAACGCTGACAGATGAACTATCCA acctccCTTCAACCGGAGGGTCTCTCAGCGTGGCTGGGGGCAAGAAAGCCGAGCCTTCTGCTGCCTTGGCTGACGCCGATGCGGATTTGGAAGAAAGGCTGAACAACCTACGCCGGGACTGA